The proteins below are encoded in one region of Flavobacterium sp. IMCC34852:
- a CDS encoding tetratricopeptide repeat protein, with the protein MNFFLKVFLLFPLLIFSQSDFDRGEKLFVQSKYDLAKPLLEQWIKEHPNHLKAIEYLGDIEGANKSWDKAMTYYDKLRKLKPSEANYHYKYGGCLGMKAKESNKFKALRMIGDIKACFEKAIQLNANHIEARWALIELYLELPGIVGGSERKAQQYAGELLKISPVDGYLAKGRIAEYFERYAEAERNYARAIAVGGSKTTYQKLANLYKNKMNQPEKAKQLMQTYQEKNKSQ; encoded by the coding sequence ATGAATTTTTTCTTAAAAGTTTTCCTTTTATTTCCCTTACTCATTTTCTCTCAATCTGATTTTGATAGAGGAGAAAAATTATTTGTACAATCAAAATACGATTTGGCAAAGCCGCTACTTGAACAATGGATAAAAGAACATCCGAATCATTTAAAAGCAATTGAATACCTCGGCGATATTGAAGGAGCAAACAAATCTTGGGACAAAGCCATGACCTATTATGATAAGTTGAGAAAGCTCAAGCCGTCTGAGGCTAATTACCATTATAAATATGGTGGTTGTTTAGGGATGAAAGCCAAAGAATCCAATAAATTTAAAGCTTTGAGAATGATTGGTGATATCAAAGCGTGTTTTGAAAAAGCCATTCAGCTCAATGCCAATCATATTGAAGCTCGTTGGGCTTTAATTGAACTGTACCTTGAATTGCCGGGCATAGTTGGAGGAAGCGAACGCAAAGCACAACAATATGCCGGTGAATTGTTGAAAATTTCTCCGGTTGACGGATATTTGGCCAAAGGTCGAATTGCCGAATATTTTGAACGATATGCTGAAGCTGAAAGAAACTATGCCAGAGCCATAGCAGTAGGCGGTTCTAAAACAACCTATCAAAAATTAGCCAATTTGTACAAAAACAAAATGAATCAGCCTGAGAAAGCCAAACAACTCATGCAAACCTATCAAGAGAAAAATAAATCACAATAA
- a CDS encoding UDP-N-acetylmuramate--L-alanine ligase produces the protein MRTHFIAIGGAAMHNLALALHHKGYQVTGSDDAIFEPSKSRLEKKGLLPAEMGWFPEKITADIEAIILGMHAKADNPELLKAQALGLKIYSYPEFLYEQSKNKTRVVIGGSHGKTTITSMILHVMHFHNIEVDYMVGAQLEGFDTMVHLTHDNDFIVLEGDEYLSSPIDRRPKFHLYQPNIALLSGIAWDHINVFPTFDNYVEQFEIFVNQITKGGILVYNEEDETVKKVAEESTNTIRRLPYQTPSYSVKDGTTLLDTPEGPMPIEVFGAHNLNNLAGAKWICQNMGVDEVDFYEAIASFKGASKRLEKIAEGKGKVAYKDFAHSPSKVSATTKAVKAQYPDRKLVACLELHTYSSLNAEFLKEYEGALDAADVAVVFYSPDAVKIKQLEEVTYEQIAQSFKRDDLIIYTNPAEFKDFLFSYDLNNSALLLMSSGNYGGLNFDEVKGLIE, from the coding sequence ATGCGAACACATTTTATAGCCATTGGCGGTGCAGCCATGCACAATTTAGCTTTGGCCCTTCATCATAAAGGATACCAAGTAACCGGTAGCGACGATGCCATCTTTGAACCCTCAAAATCAAGATTAGAAAAGAAAGGCTTATTGCCTGCCGAAATGGGTTGGTTTCCCGAAAAAATCACAGCGGATATAGAAGCCATTATTCTCGGAATGCATGCCAAGGCAGATAATCCCGAATTGCTCAAAGCACAAGCTTTAGGACTTAAAATTTATTCCTATCCGGAGTTTTTATATGAACAATCTAAAAACAAAACCCGTGTAGTTATTGGAGGTTCTCACGGAAAAACCACCATAACCTCCATGATTTTACATGTGATGCATTTTCACAATATTGAAGTCGATTACATGGTTGGAGCCCAATTGGAAGGTTTTGACACTATGGTGCACTTGACACATGACAATGATTTCATAGTCTTAGAAGGCGATGAATATTTGTCGTCACCAATAGACAGAAGACCCAAGTTTCATTTGTACCAACCTAATATAGCATTACTTTCGGGCATTGCTTGGGATCATATCAATGTGTTTCCAACGTTTGATAATTATGTTGAGCAATTTGAAATTTTTGTCAACCAAATTACCAAAGGCGGTATACTAGTTTATAATGAAGAAGATGAAACCGTTAAAAAAGTAGCCGAAGAAAGTACCAATACCATTCGAAGATTGCCTTATCAAACGCCAAGTTACTCGGTGAAAGACGGCACAACTTTATTAGATACGCCCGAAGGACCAATGCCTATCGAAGTTTTTGGAGCCCACAATCTCAATAATTTGGCCGGCGCCAAATGGATTTGCCAAAACATGGGTGTAGATGAAGTCGATTTCTATGAGGCCATCGCCAGTTTTAAAGGTGCCAGTAAACGTTTGGAAAAAATAGCCGAAGGTAAAGGCAAAGTAGCCTACAAAGATTTCGCACATTCGCCAAGTAAAGTATCGGCAACGACTAAAGCCGTTAAAGCTCAATATCCCGACAGAAAATTAGTGGCGTGTTTAGAGTTGCATACGTACAGCAGTTTGAACGCCGAATTCCTAAAAGAATACGAAGGAGCATTAGATGCCGCTGATGTAGCAGTCGTTTTCTATTCGCCCGATGCGGTTAAAATCAAACAATTAGAAGAAGTAACTTATGAGCAAATTGCACAATCTTTCAAGCGCGATGACTTGATTATTTATACCAATCCGGCGGAGTTTAAAGACTTCTTGTTCTCTTATGATTTGAATAATTCCGCATTGCTGTTAATGAGTTCAGGGAATTATGGAGGATTGAACTTTGATGAGGTAAAAGGGTTGATCGAATAG
- a CDS encoding DUF1287 domain-containing protein: protein MKLFQFSLILLTFLTCGQKMDDVTEATANSFEEKLSAAAISIIDPSIVYTPNYVSIKYPNGDVPANTGVCTDVVIRAYRKLGIDLQKEVHEDLKANFNKYPNLKKWGLRKPDTNIDHRRVPNLEVFFTRKGQKLAVTQNAADYKTGEIVTWVINGKLPHIGIITHIKSPNGNPMIVHNVGGGQVLEDCLFSYEIVGHFRYEQ from the coding sequence ATGAAACTTTTTCAATTTTCGCTAATTTTACTTACATTTTTAACTTGTGGACAAAAAATGGATGATGTCACTGAAGCGACAGCCAATTCATTTGAGGAGAAATTATCGGCTGCTGCTATTTCCATTATTGACCCGAGTATTGTTTATACACCCAATTATGTTTCTATAAAATACCCCAATGGTGATGTCCCTGCCAATACAGGTGTTTGTACCGATGTTGTAATTCGGGCTTACCGAAAGTTGGGTATTGATTTGCAAAAAGAAGTCCATGAAGATTTGAAAGCTAACTTCAATAAATATCCAAACTTAAAAAAATGGGGATTGAGAAAACCGGACACCAATATTGATCACAGAAGAGTTCCTAATCTGGAAGTTTTCTTTACCCGAAAAGGACAAAAATTAGCCGTCACTCAAAACGCTGCAGATTACAAAACCGGTGAAATAGTCACTTGGGTGATTAACGGTAAACTGCCACACATTGGTATCATTACTCATATAAAATCACCGAACGGAAATCCGATGATTGTACATAATGTTGGCGGCGGACAAGTTTTAGAAGATTGCTTATTCAGCTATGAGATAGTTGGGCATTTTAGATACGAGCAATAA